Proteins encoded together in one Telopea speciosissima isolate NSW1024214 ecotype Mountain lineage chromosome 4, Tspe_v1, whole genome shotgun sequence window:
- the LOC122658260 gene encoding protein NRT1/ PTR FAMILY 6.2-like: VVVEACERFASMGITANLVTYAVGTMHLPSATAANIVTNFSGAAYMLCLVGGFVADSFLGRYWTITISTMIETLGAALLAVSTVVPGLQPPPCNGSTCVEANGLQLGVMNTALYVMAFGEGGLKSNVSGFGTDQFDENDKKEKSKMDYFFSRFYFVISLGTLLGVTVEIYIQDYVSRGWGYGICSIVFFIGLMGFLSRTRKYRYKKCMGSPIVQILQVLVAALRKRNLKCPSIDTLYDDSTEATRIHHTDQLCCLDKAAIIDKNETEINGSVIKNPWKLCSVTKIEEVKMVVRLMPVWASTIFFWTVHAQLLTFSVEQASTMHRSIGNFQIPPGSFNTFYIAGILVSSVFYDRVIITFMKRWKGKHGFTNLQRIAIGIVFSIVAMIVAAIVETRRMSVVRSMGGNVTTLPLSFVILIPQFFIVGFGEAFMYSGQLDFFITRAPKGMKSMSTGLFLSTVGLGFFVSSFLVSIVNNVTGTQVGRAWLPSNVNYGKLYYFYALLAVLGFINLVFYLLCAIWYTKTMKNAVQIEIIVSSSEEEEKHAVQMEGTPTASAEEDY, encoded by the exons GTAGTTGTTGAGGCATGCGAGAGGTTCGCATCAATGGGAATTACAGCCAACCTCGTGACTTATGCAGTTGGGACGATGCATCTTCCTAGTGCAACTGCGGCCAATATCGTAACGAACTTTTCTGGTGCAGCATACATGCTATGTTTGGTTGGAGGTTTCGTGGCAGATAGTTTCTTAGGCCGGTATTGGACAATTACCATTTCCACAATGATTGAAACACTG GGTGCTGCCCTTTTAGCAGTATCGACCGTAGTGCCCGGATTACAACCACCCCCTTGCAACGGAAGTACATGCGTAGAGGCCAATGGATTACAACTTGGAGTTATGAATACTGCTCTATACGTAATGGCATTCGGAGAGGGTGGACTTAAATCCAATGTATCAGGTTTTGGAACTGATCAATTCGACGAGAACGATAAGAAGGAAAAATCTAAGATGGATTACTTTTTTAGTAGATTTTATTTTGTCATCAGCCTTGGAACTCTTCTTGGTGTCACAGTGGAAATCTACATACAAGATTATGTCAGTCGAGGTTGGGGATACGGTATTTGTTCTATTGTATTCTTTATTGGACTGATGGGATTTTTGTCCCGGACTAGAAAATACAGGTACAAGAAATGCATGGGAAGCCCCATTGTTCAAATTCTCCAGGTTTTGGTGGCTGCTTTACGGAAGAGGAACCTCAAATGTCCTAGTATTGATACCTTATATGATGATTCCACTGAAGCTACAAGAATCCATCACACAGACCAACTTTG ttGCTTGGATAAGGCTGCAATCATAGACAAAAATGAAACTGAGATTAATGGTTCTGTGATTAAAAACCCTTGGAAACTATGTTCAGTCACAAAGATAGAGGAGGTGAAAATGGTGGTTAGACTAATGCCAGTTTGGGCTTCAACAATCTTTTTTTGGACTGTACATGCACAATTGCTCACCTTCTCTGTGGAGCAAGCTTCAACAATGCATAGATCAATCGGGAACTTTCAAATCCCGCCGGGATCATTCAATACTTTCTATATTGCCGGCATATTggtttcttctgttttttacGACCGGGTGATCATTACCTTTATGAAGAGGTGGAAAGGGAAACATG GTTTCACCAACCTGCAAAGAATAGCCATTGGCATTGTCTTTTCAATTGTGGCCATGATAGTTGCTGCAATCGTGGAGACAAGACGGATGTCTGTCGTTAGATCTATGGGTGGCAATGTTACAACTTTGCCTCTAAGCTTCGTCATATTGATCCCACAGTTCTTCATTGTTGGCTTTGGAGAAGCATTCATGTACAGCGGTCAGCTTGATTTCTTCATAACCAGAGCTCCAAAAGGAATGAAGTCGATGAGCACTGGGCTTTTCCTCTCAACAGTGGGGCTTGGATTTTTTGTTAGTAGCTTCTTGGTGTCCATAGTCAACAATGTGACAGGAACCCAAGTCGGCCGTGCATGGCTACCCAGTAACGTAAACTATGGGAAATTATACTATTTCTATGCTCTTCTAGCCGTGTTAGGCTTCATAAACTTGGTATTCTATCTTCTTTGTGCCATATGGTATACGAAGACGATGAAAAATGCTGTACAAATAGAAATCATTGTTTCAAGTtctgaagaggaagagaaacatGCTGTGCAGATGGAGGGCACCCCTACAGCTTCTGCAGAGGAAGATTATTAA
- the LOC122659878 gene encoding protein S-acyltransferase 21-like, protein MARRHGWQLPAHTFQVVAITVFFLLSVAYYSFFAPFLGRDIYEYVAIGVYSFLVISVFILYVRCTTIDPADPGILIGGEGTSAYRSHNKNDLPGNAAPMEEHSKVEMKNGERSVGHNSSWCSKIGGFFCGFLVKEDCWDDEDFMQQQAGEEVALFCTLCKAEVRKFSKHCRSCDKCVDGFDHHCRWLNNCVGRKNYITFVCLMAVSLVWLIVECGVGIAVLVRCFVDRKGTENQIVERLGVGFSRPPFATVVALCTAVSFLATMPLGELFFFHMILIRKGITTYEYVVAMRTQSEPPGPSVDAGDPQSLPSSPTSSAVTAISGRSSLGRGLQYRGSWCTPPRIFMDHQDEIIPNLGPGRVQSTVNPDVIQSSEKGKRLAQRPVRISAWKLAKLDSNEAIRAAAKARASSSVLRPAHSRHHPYDIDQLSSSNISGRSSPFSTDHGYNRDAKVGAVKLSSLKSSYPASQTSKDDLETCTHSISNFSSPHHTNNLMPSPLEQQISNREHFNPIYQSSSDQSPWSAKASIGDEVALHDSLPISQEPIRKNNRSTQENPRSSVVWDQEAGRFVSTTTSRTIGSSLQRLELLNTGQSIFFGGPLVNEWATRGSRNGSSLGQTSLERSSTSSHRQSRPERGGQLPVFVPSDSQLNQFSSRLP, encoded by the exons ATGGCGAGGCGACATGGGTGGCAACTCCCAGCTCACACGTTTCAG gttGTGGCTATAACTGTATTTTTCTTGCTCTCTGTTGCGTACTATTCCTTTTTTGCTCCATTTCTTGGAAGGGACATTTATGAATATGTGGCTATTGGTGTTTATTCTTTCTTG GTTATTTCGGTATTCATTCTATATGTTAGATGCACAACCATTGATCCTGCGGATCCTGGGATACTTATTGGTGGAGAGGGGACATCTGCCTACCGGTCTCACAACAAGAATGATTTGCCTG GGAATGCTGCTCCAATGGAAGAACATAGCAAGGTAGaaatgaagaatggagaaaggTCTGTGGGGCATAATTCAAGTTGGTGCTCAAAAATTGGAGGCTTCTTCTGTGGCTTTCTAGTAAAAGAAGATTGCTGGGATGATGAAGATTTTATGCAACAGCAAGCTGGCGAGGAAGTTGCTTTATTTTGCACATTGTGCAAAGCTGAG GTGCGTAAATTTAGCAAGCATTGCAGAAGTTGTGACAAATGTGTGGATGGTTTTGATCATCATTGCCGG TGGTTAAATAACTGTGTGGGGAGGAAAAATTATATCACATTTGTGTGCCTTATGGCAGTGAGCCTTGTTTGG CTCATTGTTGAATGTGGAGTAGGAATTGCCGTCCTTGTTCGGTGCTTTGTTGATAGAAAGGGTACTGAAAATCAGATAGTTGAGAGGCTTGGAGTTGGGTTCTCTAGGCCCCCATTTGCTACAGTGGTG GCCCTCTGTACAgctgtttcttttcttgctaCCATGCCGTTGGGAGAACTATTCTTTTTCCATATGATTTTGATTCGAAAG GGCATTACGACATATGAGTATGTTGTAGCCATGAGGACACAGAGTGAACCACCTGGGCCATCTGTAGATGCAGGGGACCCGCAAAGTCTTCCATCTTCACCTACCAGTTCAGCTGTGACTGCTATAAGTGGACGAAGCTCTCTTGGGCGAGGGTTGCAATATAGAGGTTCTTGGTGCACACCTCCAAGAATCTTTATGGATCATCAG GATGAAATCATCCCAAACCTGGGGCCAGGACGTGTACAATCAACAGTTAATCCAGATGTAATTCAGTCAtctgaaaaagggaaaagattggCCCAGCGCCCAGTCCGAATCAGTGCTTGGAAACTTGCAAAATTGGATTCTAACGAGGCGATTAGAGCAGCTGCCAAAGCTAGAGCATCATCCTCAGTGCTGCGTCCTGCACATTCTCGTCACCATCCATACGATATAGATCAATTGTCGAGTAGCAATATAAGTGGTAGAAGCAGTCCATTCAGTACTGATCATGGTTACAACAGAGATGCTAAAGTGGGGGCTGTTAAGTTATCCTCACTCAAGAGTTCTTATCCAGCAAGCCAGACCAGCAAGGATGATCTTGAAACATGCACTCATAGTATTAGCAACTTTAGTAGTCCTCACCATACTAACAATCTCATGCCTTCTCCCTTGGAACAGCAAATTTCTAACAGGGAACATTTCAATCCAATATATCAATCATCATCAGATCAATCTCCTTGGTCAGCAAAAGCAAGCATTGGGGATGAGGTTGCTCTCCATGATAGTTTACCTATATCACAGGAACCAATCAGGAAAAACAACAGGTCTACTCAAGAGAACCCTAGATCTTCAGTGGTTTGGGATCAAGAAGCAGGACGTTTTGTGTCCACAACTACTTCTAGAACTATTGGGTCCTCTTTACAGAGACTGGAGCTTCTTAACACTGGTCAGTCAATTTTCTTTGGTGGTCCTCTTGTGAACGAATGGGCAACCAGAGGTTCTAGAAATGGCAGTTCATTGGGGCAAACCAGTTTGGAGAGATCCTCAACCTCAAGTCATCGTCAGAGTAGACCGGAGAGAGGAGGGCAGCTTCCTGTTTTTGTTCCAAGCGATTCTCAGCTAAACCAGTTTTCTTCTAGATTGCCTTGA